The following are encoded in a window of Primulina eburnea isolate SZY01 chromosome 4, ASM2296580v1, whole genome shotgun sequence genomic DNA:
- the LOC140830150 gene encoding uncharacterized protein, with amino-acid sequence MGDADRVRCTTYLLRDDAALWWEGVELGVNLATITWPQFKEIFYEKYFTADVRGRLKREFMSLRQGDLSVADFVKKFDRGCHFVPLIARDPAEKLRHFMDGLCPSLRNNVMMMHPLDYATATTCAFKSEQALKDIDFEIQRKRQQHHNNSQPSKKQNTGPPRPQGPQKPQGQIKKQAQCFYCKENGHKAVDCPKRKAPTVGRAYVMNAEEAEEEADTTLITGMIWEARFNLVELRLHALLSGV; translated from the exons ATGGGAGATGCTGACCGTGTGAGGTGTACCACTTACCTGCTTAGGGATGATGCTGcactatggtgggaaggagtcgAGCTTGGTGTTAACCTTGCTACTATCACTTGGCCACAATTCAAAGAAATTTTCTATGAGAAGTATTTTACTGCGGATGTTAGAGGCCGACTAAAGAGGGAGTTTATGAGCCTCCGACAGGGAGACTTGTCTGTTGCCGACTTTGTgaagaagtttgataggggttgtcactttgtaccccttattgcgAGAGATCCTGCAGAAAAGCTTAGGCACTTTATGGATGGTCTATGTCCTTCTCTACGCAACAATGTTATGATGATGCATCCATTAGATTATGCTACCGCCACTACTTGTGCCTTCAAGTCTGAGCAAGCTTTGAAGgatattgattttgaaattCAGCGTAAAAGGCAACAGCACCATAATAACAGTCAGCCAAGCAAGAAGCAGAATACGGGTCcacctagacctcaagggcctcaaaaaCCCCAAGGTCAAATCAAGAAGCAAGCGCA GTGTTTCTACTGCAAGGAAAATGGGCACAAAGCTGTTGATTGCCCAAAGAGAAAGGCACCTACTGTAGGGCGAGCGTATGTTATGAATGCCGAGGAAGCGGAGGAAGAAGCAGACACTACTCTTATCACAG GAATGATTTGGGAAGCAAGATTTAACTTAGTGGAACTTAGGTTGCATGCTCTTCTTAGTGGGgtttaa